The genomic interval CTCCTGGATCGGCGTGTCGGTATGCGCATAGCCGATCGCCAGGCCAATGGTGCGGTCGGCGAACTGGTCGATGTAGCTGGCGCTGAAGCGGTTGCCGTAAGGATCGGTATCGGCGGCCTTGCCCAGCGAATTGCGCTGGTAGCGCCCGCCGATCGCGATCACCCGCTCGCCGAAGCTGAGTGGGCGCGCGGTCTGCATGTCCACCGTGCCCGATAGCCCCTGGCCGACCAGGCCGGCATCGGGAGTCTTGTAGACGGTGACGCCGTTGACCAGTTCGGACGGGTACTGGTCGAATTCGACGCTGCGGTTGTCGCCGGTGCTGACCACCTCGCGGCCGTTCAGCAGGGTGGTCGAGAAGTCCGGCGACAGGCCGCGCACGCTGATGACCTGGGCGCGGCCGGCCACGCGCTGCGCGGCCAGGCCGGGCAGGCGCGCCAGCGATTCGGCGATGCTGACATCGGGCAGCTTGCCGATGTCCTCGGCCGAGATCGCCTCGACGATGGACGTGGAATCCTTCTTGATCGCGATCGCGCTCTCGATGCCGCGGCGGATGCCGGTCACCTGGACCTTGTCCAGGTCGGTGACCGGATTGTCGGTCGCCGGGGCAGCGGTGCCGGATTGCGTCTCGGACTGTGCGGCGGCCAGCATCGGCGTCATGGCGATGGCCAACGCCAGCGTCAGCGCATTGCGCTTGTGGTTCAACATTTTCCCCTCCCAGGCAATGTTGTCGTGCAAATTTTCTGATCCGGAAGATTGGCCGGATGTAGGTATCGCGCCGCCGATGTTCGGTGACGCGACTGCGACGTATGGTAGACACCGCAATCCGCTGCGAACGCGGCCTGCATACGTATTCACTGGGTTTCATCGCATTGGAATCGATTCCACGGTGACGATGTCGTAGGGCGGCAACGCGTGCCAGTGTCGTGATCGTGAAGGCGGCGTGCGGGAACTTGCTGGCCGGCGCGCTGCGAAGTGCTCGAATGCGCGGTATGCCATGGCGGCAGTCGACGCATGCGCAGAGCGGATGTCCGGGAGAAAGATGCGGATGTGGGCGTGGCGAGCGTTAAGGGGCAAGGCGGCAAGCGTTCGCGCGCGGCATGTTCGGTTGACGGAAAGGTGGCAGTGCACGGATCCGTCACGCATTTGCGCGAGGCAGAACCCTGCCGATCGCCTGGGCGATAGCAGGGTTGGGGGAGGCCCCGTTCTTGCGGGCTCTATCGGTAAAGCCCGTCGCGGCTGAAGCCGCTCCTACAGGTAACGTGATCCAGCGACTCGGTTCGGAGCCGAAGGGGGCTAGCGGCGCGCCGCTGGATCGCCCTTGGCAGCGGCCGCGGCGTCCAGCGGCGTGAAGCGGATCGCTTGGCCGCCGCCCGGTGCCAGCTTCAGCTCCAGAGAATCGGCGCTGCCGACCTCGCGCTGCTCGCGCACGAAGTCGAATGGATTGCTGCGGTAGTCGGCGGCGTCGCCGTCGCGGTAGATCTCGGCGCGATAGCGCACGCCCGGTTCCAGGAACGACAGCGACACCGGCAGCACCCGGCCGTGTTCGTCGGTGATGCTGCCTAGGTACCAGTCGCGGCTGTGGCGATCCTTGCGCACGATGGTCACGTAGTCGCCGACTTCGCCATCGAGGACGCGGCTGTCGTCCCAGTCCACCGCCACGTCCTCGATGAAGCGGAACGCGTCGCGGTGCTGCAGGTAATGCTCGGGCAGGTCGGCGGCCATCTGGATCGGGCTGTAGATCGCCACGTACAGCGCCAGCTGCCGCGCCAGCGTGCTGGGGATCGGCTGCCCGCCGCGACCTTTCAGGCTGAGGATACCGGGGGTGTAGTCCATCGGCCCGGCCAGCATACGGGTGAAGACCAGGTTGACCTCGTGCTCGGGCGGGTTCGGCGGTTGTCCCCAGGCGTTGTATTCCATGCCGCGCGCACCTTCGCGCGACAGCCAGTTGGGATAGGTGCGGCGCAGGCCGGTGTCCTTGATCGGCTCGTGCGCGTTGACCGACAGGTGTCGCGCCGCGGCGTCGCGCACCACCCTCAGGTGATGCTGCGCCATGAACTGGCCGTCGTGCCATTCGCGCCACAGCGGTCCGCCGGCCGGATTGCGCCGGTCCACCTGGCCGTCGTCGCAGACGTAGCCGGTCTTGAACGTGTCCACGCCCAGGCGCGCATACAGGTCCAGGGCGGCGTCCAGCTGGTCTTCGTAGTGCTGCACCGCGCAGCCGGTCTCGTGATGGCCGATCAGGTGCACGCCGCGCTGGGCGGCATAGGCGCTGAGCGCTTCGATGTCGAAATCCGCGGTAGGTCGGGTGAAATCGAAGCTGCCGCCGTTGCCGAACCATTCGCCGTTCCAGCCAGGATTCCAGCCTTCCACCAGCACGCCGCGGAAGCCGTGCGCGGCGGCGAAGTCGATGTAGCGGCGGGTGTTGGCGGTGGTCGCGCCATGCTTCGGTCCGGTCGCCCAGGTTTCCTGGTTCAAATGCATCGACCACCACACGCCCACGTACTTGGCTGGATGCACCCAGCTCACGTCGCCCAGCGCATTGGGCTCGTTGAGGTTGAGGATCAGGTTGGAATCGACCAGGCCGCCGGCGTGGTCGGCGATCTGCACGGTGCGCCACGGCGTGTCGAACGGCAGGCTGCGCTTGACCTTCCAGCCCTCGGCCGATGGCGACAACTGCGCATGCAGGCGCTGGCCGTCGCCGCGGCGCAGCCACATCCCGGCGTAATCGACCAGAGCGGCCTCGTGCAGGGCAATGTGCAAGCCGTCGCGGCTGCGCAAGGTGATCGGCGTATGCGCCAGCGCGACCTGGTTCAACGGCGTCTGCCGGTACAGGTATTCGTAGTGGATCGGCTCGCCGGCCGGGATCCACCAGGCGGTCGCTTCCGGCACGATGTCGAATTCGGTCAGTTCCTCGTCGATGATCGCCTCGCGCAGGCCGGCTTGCTGCGGGAAGCTGTAGCGGAAGCCCAGGCCGTCGTCGTAGACCCGGAACACGACCGCGAAGCGCCGCCGCAGTCCGCTGCGCTCGCCCAGTTCCACGCGCAATTCGTTGTAATGGTTGCGCACGTAGCGGCGCTCGCCCCACGGCTGTTCCCAGGTCTCGTCAACGCTGCGGGTGGCCTGCGCCAGTACCGCCAGGTCGCGATCCAGGCGCCCGTCGCGCAACTGGAAGCCCAGCCTGGATTCGCCGATCACGCTGTCGCCCAGGCGCTGCACGCGGTAGCTGGGCTTGCCGTCGTCCAGTTGCAGCGCGACCTGCAGCACCTTGCCCGGCGAGTCCACGCTGGCCACGGTGCGGGGTTCTGCGCGCAGCAGCGGTGCGATGCACAACAGTGCGGCCGCGAGCAACATCCGCAGGGGCGACGAGGGCCGCACGCATGGCATGGCATGAAACTGCGGCATATCCCCTCCCAAGGCGGCCATTGCAGGTGCGGCGACTATAGCGAGGCGCTGCCAGCCCGCCGCGGCCAAGGCGATGAATACGTATGCAGATTCGCGCGGTGCGCTGCGGCGCGTCTACCATGTCCGCAGCGCTTCTCGAAGAGGCGGCGAGCGCGGTACCGGCATGCCGGTGCGGCGAACCCACACTACAGGCAAAGAGGGAGGGAGGCCGACAGGCGCGAGCCGGTCCGCCGCTTCGATGCTGAAGATGATTTGCTTGGCCGCCACCTTGGGTGCAGCGGTGTCGGCGTCTGCGTGGCAGACGTCGTTGCAATGGCGCGGCCAGACCGCACAGGCCGCGGCCACTGCCGATGGCGGCTTCGTGCTGAGTTCGGCGCAGGGCACGCGCACGCTGGCGGCGCAGCCGTTGCGCAGCGAGACCGCCAGTGTGCTGTTCGATGCGCTGTTCGCGCTGGCGCAGCAGGAGTTGCGCGACGACCAGGTCGATGCGATCCGCGATCCGGCCTTCGACCACGGCAAGCCGCTGCCATGCGACTGCTACCAGACCGGCGAGCGCTGGCCCTACGTGTGGACCCGCGACGTCAGCTATGCCGCCGATCTGGCGCTGGCGCGGCTGGATCCGCAGCGCACGCGGCGCTCGCTGCGCTTCAAGCTGTCGGCGATGCGCGGCGCGGATGCGCTGCCGGGCGTGTTCGTGGCCCAGGACACCGGCTCCGGCGGCAGCTGGCCGGTGAGCAGCGACCGCGTGGTCTGGTTCCTGGCCGCGCGGCATCTGCTCGACGATGCGCAGTTCGCCGCCGACACCCGCGCCGCGCTCGATGCGACCCTGGCGCAGGACCGCGAATTCGCCTTCGACCCGCGCATCGGCCTGTACCGCGGCGAGACCTCGTTCCTGGATTGGCGCGAGCAGACCTATCCGGCCTGGACCCGCAACGACGTGCGCTTCATCGCCGAGTCGTTCGCCCTGTCCACCAATGTGCTGCATTACCAGGCGCTGCGGCTGGGCGAGCGGCTGGCGCGCGGGCACGGCGACAGCGCCGCCGCGGCACGCTATGCCGGCTGGGCGGACGCGCTGCGGCAGGCGATCGCGCAGCGCTTCTGGCGCGAGGACCGCGGCACCTACGTCAGCTACCTCGGCAGCGCCGCGCATCCGGTGGCCTACGAAAGCTACGACCTGCTCGGCCTGTCGCTGGCGGTGCTGGCCGACGTGCTGCCGCGCGAACGCGCGCGCCAGGCGCTGGCGCGCTACCCGGCGGTCGAGGCCGGCAGTCCGGTGGTCTGGCCGCAACAGCGGGATGTGCCGATCTACCACAACCGCGCGATCTGGCCGTTCGTCAGCGCCTACGCGCTACGCGCGGCGCGGCATACCGACGACAGTGCGCGCATCGCCTTCGAAGTGCAGTCGTTGCTGCGCGGCGCGGCGCTGGCCGGCTCGAACATGGAGAACTACGAATTCCTGAGCCAGGCCGCGCATGTGGACGATGGCCCGCTCAGCGGGCCGGTGGTCAATTCGCCGCGGCAGTTGTGGTCGGTCGCCGGCTATCTGGCGATGGTGATCGAAGGCGTATTCGGCGTCGAAGACGACGGCAGCGTGGCGCCGAAGCTGCCGGTGAGCCTGGTGCCGATGCTGTTCGGCGAGCGCGACGAGATCGCGCTGCAGCTGCGCGATCGGCGCATCGTGCTGCGGAGGCCTGCGCAGCTGCATGGCGACCTGCTGGTGGCCGGCGACACGCGCACCCATGACGGCGTCACCACCGTGCAGCTGGTGGCGCGCGGCACGGCGAGTACGCCAGTGCCGCTGCTCGCCGCTGCCGAGGCGTTCGCCCCGCTCGCACCGCCAGCGCCGCGCGTGGACCGCGATGCGCAGGGCTGGCGCGTCGCGGCCGCCGCCGACACGGTGCTGTACGTCGATGGACAGCGCCGCCCAGGCGCCGCCGACGGCGCGCGCTTGCCGCTGCGCGAGCAGGTGCAGTGCCTGAGCCTGACCCGGCGCGATGCGCATTGGGAATCGCTGCACAGCCCCAGCGTCTGCGTCGGCGACGTGGTCCGCCTCAGCGGCGGCGACGACTGGCGCTGGACCGCGCCGCGCGATGGCGAATATCGGCTGAGCCTGCGCTACGTCAACGCGCATGGCCCGATCAATACCGGCGTCACCGCCGCGGTGAAACAGCTGCACCTGCAATGCGGCGATGCCGCGCCGCAGCGCATGCCGGTGGTGATGCCGCACAGCGTCGGCGAACAGGATTCCACCGCCGCGGTGTTCGCGCTCAAGGCCGGACAGGCCTGCCGCATCCGCCTCGCGCCTGCGGCGAACATGAGCGCGTTGCAGCACTTCGCGCGCTACACCGGCGGCCAGGGTGGCGCCGACGGCGTGGTCAATGCGGCCGACGTCGCCGCACTGCTGATCGCGCCGGCCGGCGCCGCACAGGTGCGCCGATGAGCGCGCTGCCGCGTGCCAAGCCGGCGCTGTCGTTCTGGCAGATCTGGAACATGTGCTTCGGCTTCCTCGGTATCCAGTTCGGCTTCGCGCTGCAGAACGCCAACGCCAGCCGCATCTTCCAGACCCTGGGCGCGGACATGGAGCAGGTGCCGGGGCTGTGGATCGCCGCGCCGCTGACCGGGCTGATCGTGCAGCCGATCGTCGGCTATCTGTCCGATCGCACCTGGAACCGGTTCGGCCGGCGCCGTCCGTATTTCATGGTCGGCGCGCTGTTCACCACGCTGGCGCTGCTGGTGATGCCGAACGCGCCGGCGCTGTGGGTGGCGGCCGGCACGCTGTGGATCCTGGATGCGTCGATCAATATCTCGATGGAACCGTTCCGCGCCTTCGTCGGCGACCAGCTGCCGCAACGCCAGCGCGCCAGCGGCTATGCGATGCAGAGTTTCTTCATCGGCGTGGGCGCGGTGGTGGCGAGCATGCTGCCGTGGCTGCTGGCGCAGTGGGGCGTGAGCAATACCGCGGCGCCGCGGCATGTGCCGGACACGGTGCGCTATGCGTTCTATCTGGGCGGCGCGGTGCTGTTCCTTTCGATCGGCTGGACCGTGCTGCGGACACGCGAGTATCCGCCCGAGGCCCTGCACAGCTTCGACGACGCGCCGTCGTCGCACACTGCCGCATCCGCGTCGGCGCTGCCACGCGCCGATGCCGCCGCGGCGACGTGGCTGGTACTCGGCCTGGCCGGCGCGGCGGCGATCGCCTGGAGCGGCGGCGACCGCATGCTGTATGTGCTGGCCGGCCTGTTCGCCGCCTATGGATTGCTGCGCTGGCTGGCGCCGCGGCTGCGGCCCGGGCACATGCTGGCCACGATCATGCACGACGTGCAGACGATGCCGCAGGCGATGCGGCGCCTGGCCTGGGTGCAGTTCTTCTCGTGGTTCGCGTTGTTCGCGATGTGGATCTACACCACCGCGGCGGTGACGCAGACGCATTACGGCGCCACCGATACCGCCTCCGCGGCCTACAACGACGGCGCGAACTGGGTGGGGGTGCTGTTCGGCGCGTACAACGGCTTCGCCGCGCTGGCGGCGATCGCCATTCCGCTGCTGGTACGCGCGGTCGGCCTGCGCGTCAGCCATCTGATCAACCTGTGCCTGGGCGCGGCCGGCTTGCTGTCGTTCCTGTGGATCCGCGATCCGCAGTGGCTGCTGCTGTCGATGCTGGGCGTCGGCTTCGCCTGGGCGTCGATCCTGTCGCTGCCGTACGCCTTGCTGTCCGACAGCGTGCCGGCGGCGAAGATGGGCGTGTACATGGGCATCTTCAATTTCTTCATCGTGATCCCGCAGCTGGTCGCGGTCAGCGTGCTGGGCTTCGTGCTCACGCACTGGCTCGGCGGCCGCCCGCTGTACGCGCTGGGCATCGGCGGCGCCAGCCTGCTGGTGGCGGCGCTGTGCGTGCTGCGGGTTCCCGCCGAACACGGAGCAAGGCAATGACGTATCGGATTTCGCTGCTGGCGCTGGCCTTGCTGGGCGCCGTCGTGCCGCCGGCGCGTGCGCAGGCCGCGGCGGAGTACTACGGCACGCTGGAGCCGTTCGCCAGCGAGGCGGTGTACTTCGTGGTCACCGACCGCTTCGTTAACGGCGATCCGGGCAACGATCACCGCGACCAGGGCGGCGCGCACCGCACCTTCGACATTCCGTTGCCGGCGCCGCCGGGCGAGAGCGACAACATCGGCTACCTGGGCGGCGACTTCAAGGGTGTGGTCGACAACGCCGGCTATATCCGCGGCCTGGGTTTCGGTGCGGTGTGGATCACGCCGATCGTCGACAATCCCGACGAAGCGTTCACCGGCGGCAAGCCGATCAGTTGGGGCAGCAACCTGAGCGACCGCGGCAAGACCGGCTACCACGGCTATTGGGGCGTCAATTTCTACAAGCTGGACGAACACCTGCCCAGCCCGGGACTGGACTTCGCCGGTTTCACCCAGGCGATGCATGCGCAACAGCTGAAGGTGGTGCTGGACATCGTCGGCAACCATGGCTCGCCGGCGTACACGATGCCCAAGCGGCAGCCGATGTTCGGCCAGGTGTTCGATCGCGACGGCAAGCTCGTCGCCGATCACCAGAACCTGCCGCCGGCCAAGCTGGATCCGGTGCACAACCCGCTGCACGCGTTCTACAACACCGGCGGCAATCTGGCCGAACTGTCCGATTTCAACGAGCGCAATCCGGCGGTGATGGAGTACCTGGTCGGCGCCTATTCGCAATGGCTGGGGCAGGGTGCCGACGCCTTCCGCATCGACACCATCGGCTGGATGCCGGACAGCTTCTGGCACGAGTTCGTGCGCCGCATCCGCGCGCAGCGGCCGGGCATGTTCATGTTCGGCGAAGCCTTCGACTACGACGCGCGCAAGATCGCCGGGCACACCTGGGCGCGCAATGCCGGGGTCAGCGTGCTGGATTTCCCGCTGAAGCAGGCGCTGGCCACGGTGTTCGGGCATGCGCGCGGCGGCTTCGAGCAATTGCAGGCGCCGCTCTACCTGGAGCGCGGCCCGTATGCGAATCCGTACGAGCTGATGACCTTCTACGACAACCACGACATGGCGCGGCTGGACGCCAGCGATGCCGGCTTCATCGATGCGCACAACTGGCTGTTCACGGCGCGCGGCATTCCGGTGATCTACTACGGCTCGGAAACCGGCTTCATGCGCGGCCGCGCCGAGCACGCGGGCAATCGCAATTATTTCGGCCAGGAACGGGTGGATGCGGCGCCGCAGAGCGCGATCTTCGCGCCGTTGCAGCGCATCGCGCTGCTGCGGCAACGCACGCCGGCGCTGCAGCGCGGACTGCAGCTCAACCTGCGCCTGTCCGGCGACGAGGCGGTGTTCTATCGCGTGTACCAACACGCCGGCACGACCCAGACCGCGCTGGTCCTGCTCAACAAGGGCGATACGGCGAAGACGCTGGAGGTGCGCCGCTACCTGCAACCCGGCACCTGGCGCGATGGCTTCGACGGCAGCGCGGTCGAGGTCGCGGACGTGTTGCGGGCCGAAGTGCCGGCGCATGGGGTGCGCGTGTTCGTCTCCGATGCGCCGATCGTGCGCCAGGACCTGCGTGCGCGGCTGGGGTGGCTGATGGCGGCCAAGAATGGCGTGGAATCGCCGCAATAGCGTCTGCTTCTAACGCTTTTTTTGTAGGAGCGGCTTCAGCCGCGACCGCGCTTTACCGATAACGCACGGTCGCGGCTGAAGCCGCTCCTACACCGGCCTATGGCGCGCAGGCTGGGTGCGCTGTGGGAGGGACTTCAGTCCCGACGGCGTGCGAAATCGGATGATGGGACGGCTCCGTTGATCGCGGCTGAAGCCGCTCCTACAGAAAGCGGGCGCTGTTTTATGCCGCTGCCGGCTGCGGTTCGGCCCAAACGCTGTTCGGTTCGCCATGCCGTGCGCGGCGCGCGGTCGCGCGCGCCAGCGCGGCGAAGCCCAGCGCCATCGCCAGGGCCATGCCGTCGACCCAGAACAACGGCCATTGTCCGGCGGCGGCGCTGGTCCACATCCACCAGCCGCTGGCCAGGCCGTGCGCCAGCGGGATCGCCGCGGTCACTGCGGCCGCGGTCCACAGCAGCTCGCGCGCGGCCTGCGCCGGCGCGCGCAGCGCCGCCCACAGCGCGCACAGCGCCCAGCTGCCGAAGCAGGTCCAGCGCATGCCGGTATCCACCGCGCCCGGCGCGGCCCGCTCCAGCACCTGTACCGCGACGAACGCCGCCGAGATCGCCACGCACAGGCCGATGCACACGCCGACCGTAGCCCGCGCCATGTTGATCTGCGCGCGGCCTTGCTGCGCCTGGCGGCGCTTGCGCCGCGACTCGATCCACAGCAGGTTGCCCGAATAGAACAGGAATGCGCCGCCGATGCCGAGCAGGAAATACAGCCATGGCACCAGCGCATTGCCGTACTCGCCGAAATGCAGCGCGTAGGCCGAGGTCAGCGTGGCGTGGTTGGCGTCGCGGCGGCCAGGCAGCTGGGTGGCGATCACCTTGCCGCTGGCCGCGTCCAGCGCCACCGTTCCGGTCGGCCCCAGCGTGCCGGACGATTCGCCGCTGATTTCCACCGTGGCGTTGCTGTCGCCAGCGTGCTGCAGCTTCATGTACACCGGCTCGAAATCGTGCAGGCCTTGCCGCTGGGCCTCGGCGACTGCGCGTGCGCGCCAGTCGGCCAGCGTGCCCAACGCTGCACGCGTGCCGCTGGCGCTGCGCACCGGCGCGGTGTCCATCGCCACCGGCACCGCGTCCTGCACCTTGCCGTCGAAGAC from Xanthomonas sp. DAR 34887 carries:
- a CDS encoding MFS transporter: MSALPRAKPALSFWQIWNMCFGFLGIQFGFALQNANASRIFQTLGADMEQVPGLWIAAPLTGLIVQPIVGYLSDRTWNRFGRRRPYFMVGALFTTLALLVMPNAPALWVAAGTLWILDASINISMEPFRAFVGDQLPQRQRASGYAMQSFFIGVGAVVASMLPWLLAQWGVSNTAAPRHVPDTVRYAFYLGGAVLFLSIGWTVLRTREYPPEALHSFDDAPSSHTAASASALPRADAAAATWLVLGLAGAAAIAWSGGDRMLYVLAGLFAAYGLLRWLAPRLRPGHMLATIMHDVQTMPQAMRRLAWVQFFSWFALFAMWIYTTAAVTQTHYGATDTASAAYNDGANWVGVLFGAYNGFAALAAIAIPLLVRAVGLRVSHLINLCLGAAGLLSFLWIRDPQWLLLSMLGVGFAWASILSLPYALLSDSVPAAKMGVYMGIFNFFIVIPQLVAVSVLGFVLTHWLGGRPLYALGIGGASLLVAALCVLRVPAEHGARQ
- a CDS encoding glycoside hydrolase family 97 protein, yielding MLLAAALLCIAPLLRAEPRTVASVDSPGKVLQVALQLDDGKPSYRVQRLGDSVIGESRLGFQLRDGRLDRDLAVLAQATRSVDETWEQPWGERRYVRNHYNELRVELGERSGLRRRFAVVFRVYDDGLGFRYSFPQQAGLREAIIDEELTEFDIVPEATAWWIPAGEPIHYEYLYRQTPLNQVALAHTPITLRSRDGLHIALHEAALVDYAGMWLRRGDGQRLHAQLSPSAEGWKVKRSLPFDTPWRTVQIADHAGGLVDSNLILNLNEPNALGDVSWVHPAKYVGVWWSMHLNQETWATGPKHGATTANTRRYIDFAAAHGFRGVLVEGWNPGWNGEWFGNGGSFDFTRPTADFDIEALSAYAAQRGVHLIGHHETGCAVQHYEDQLDAALDLYARLGVDTFKTGYVCDDGQVDRRNPAGGPLWREWHDGQFMAQHHLRVVRDAAARHLSVNAHEPIKDTGLRRTYPNWLSREGARGMEYNAWGQPPNPPEHEVNLVFTRMLAGPMDYTPGILSLKGRGGQPIPSTLARQLALYVAIYSPIQMAADLPEHYLQHRDAFRFIEDVAVDWDDSRVLDGEVGDYVTIVRKDRHSRDWYLGSITDEHGRVLPVSLSFLEPGVRYRAEIYRDGDAADYRSNPFDFVREQREVGSADSLELKLAPGGGQAIRFTPLDAAAAAKGDPAARR
- a CDS encoding Six-hairpin glycosidase-like protein, which codes for MLKMICLAATLGAAVSASAWQTSLQWRGQTAQAAATADGGFVLSSAQGTRTLAAQPLRSETASVLFDALFALAQQELRDDQVDAIRDPAFDHGKPLPCDCYQTGERWPYVWTRDVSYAADLALARLDPQRTRRSLRFKLSAMRGADALPGVFVAQDTGSGGSWPVSSDRVVWFLAARHLLDDAQFAADTRAALDATLAQDREFAFDPRIGLYRGETSFLDWREQTYPAWTRNDVRFIAESFALSTNVLHYQALRLGERLARGHGDSAAAARYAGWADALRQAIAQRFWREDRGTYVSYLGSAAHPVAYESYDLLGLSLAVLADVLPRERARQALARYPAVEAGSPVVWPQQRDVPIYHNRAIWPFVSAYALRAARHTDDSARIAFEVQSLLRGAALAGSNMENYEFLSQAAHVDDGPLSGPVVNSPRQLWSVAGYLAMVIEGVFGVEDDGSVAPKLPVSLVPMLFGERDEIALQLRDRRIVLRRPAQLHGDLLVAGDTRTHDGVTTVQLVARGTASTPVPLLAAAEAFAPLAPPAPRVDRDAQGWRVAAAADTVLYVDGQRRPGAADGARLPLREQVQCLSLTRRDAHWESLHSPSVCVGDVVRLSGGDDWRWTAPRDGEYRLSLRYVNAHGPINTGVTAAVKQLHLQCGDAAPQRMPVVMPHSVGEQDSTAAVFALKAGQACRIRLAPAANMSALQHFARYTGGQGGADGVVNAADVAALLIAPAGAAQVRR
- a CDS encoding alpha-amylase family glycosyl hydrolase, which translates into the protein MTYRISLLALALLGAVVPPARAQAAAEYYGTLEPFASEAVYFVVTDRFVNGDPGNDHRDQGGAHRTFDIPLPAPPGESDNIGYLGGDFKGVVDNAGYIRGLGFGAVWITPIVDNPDEAFTGGKPISWGSNLSDRGKTGYHGYWGVNFYKLDEHLPSPGLDFAGFTQAMHAQQLKVVLDIVGNHGSPAYTMPKRQPMFGQVFDRDGKLVADHQNLPPAKLDPVHNPLHAFYNTGGNLAELSDFNERNPAVMEYLVGAYSQWLGQGADAFRIDTIGWMPDSFWHEFVRRIRAQRPGMFMFGEAFDYDARKIAGHTWARNAGVSVLDFPLKQALATVFGHARGGFEQLQAPLYLERGPYANPYELMTFYDNHDMARLDASDAGFIDAHNWLFTARGIPVIYYGSETGFMRGRAEHAGNRNYFGQERVDAAPQSAIFAPLQRIALLRQRTPALQRGLQLNLRLSGDEAVFYRVYQHAGTTQTALVLLNKGDTAKTLEVRRYLQPGTWRDGFDGSAVEVADVLRAEVPAHGVRVFVSDAPIVRQDLRARLGWLMAAKNGVESPQ
- a CDS encoding PepSY-associated TM helix domain-containing protein; its protein translation is MKLHATTLRTFTALHTWMGLVAGFALFVAFYAGAITVFHHDLPRWQSQQVVPVQSVDDAQRLLDATLARHPQAKPMLGMLFPSSEFPKALIYWPDAEGVWQMATLDDLEGGPDLPQAGLATLVNELHYTLGLPVAGVYLMGVVSLLYAVAIVSGVIIHLPKLLKDLFALRPGRNLKQFWLDAHNVVGVLSLPLHLMFAVTGAVLCLSLVLMAALNPLVFDGKVQDAVPVAMDTAPVRSASGTRAALGTLADWRARAVAEAQRQGLHDFEPVYMKLQHAGDSNATVEISGESSGTLGPTGTVALDAASGKVIATQLPGRRDANHATLTSAYALHFGEYGNALVPWLYFLLGIGGAFLFYSGNLLWIESRRKRRQAQQGRAQINMARATVGVCIGLCVAISAAFVAVQVLERAAPGAVDTGMRWTCFGSWALCALWAALRAPAQAARELLWTAAAVTAAIPLAHGLASGWWMWTSAAAGQWPLFWVDGMALAMALGFAALARATARRARHGEPNSVWAEPQPAAA